CCGGCTTCCCGCACGAGTAGGCCGCCTTGACCATGGCGTTTCCGCCGGTGGCGAGGATGGTGGAGACGCCCTCGTGGTTCATCAGCAGGCCGGTGGCCTCCATCGAGGGCTCCTCGATCCACTGCACGCAGTGCTCGGGGGCGCCGGCGGCGACGGCGGCGTCCCGGACGATGCGGGCCGCTTCGGAGGAGCACTTCTGCGCGGAGGGGTGGAAGGCGAAGACGATGGGGTTACGGGTCTTCAGCGCGATCAGCGCCTTGAAGACCGTGGTCGACGTCGGGTTGGTCACCGGGGTCATGGCGCAGATGACGCCGACCGGCTCGGCGATCTCCGTGATCCCGTTGAGTTCGTCGCGGTTGATGACGCCGACGGTCTTCAGTCCGGCCATCGAGTGGGTGACGTGCTCGCAGGCGAAGAGGTTCTTGACCGCTTTGTCCTCGAAGAGGCCGCGGCCGGTCTCCTCGACGGCGAGCCGGGCGAGCTCCCCGTGCTGACTGAGCGCCGCCAGCGAGGCCTTCTTGACGATGTGGTCGACCTGCTCCTGGGTGAACGACTCGAAACGGCCGAGCGCGTCCAGCGCCCCTTCGACCAGTCCGTCCACCATCGTGTTGGCCTCCATGGCAGCTGCTCCTTCTGCGGGCTTTTCGCTGACACCTCCATGGGACTCCTTTACGGATGCCTCAGGGGCCCGAGAAAGCCCTCGGTCGAGGGGCCGAAGGTCCCCCTGACCACGGCGAAGGGCCCGGCTCGTCCGCAGGGGACGGGCCGGGCCCTCGTACGTACGGAACGGTCAGCCGATCGTCGCTCCGAAGGCCGCCAGCGCCGCGGGCACCGGCTGGAAGAAGGTCTCCCCGCCCGCGCTGCAGTCGCCGCTGCCGCCCGAGGTCAGCCCGATCGCGGTGTCGCCCGCGAAGAGGGAGCCGCCGCTGTCGCCGGGCTCGGCGCAGACGTCGGTCTGGATGAGTCCGTTGACGATGTCGCCGTTGCCGTAGTTCACGGTGGCGTTCAGGCCGGTCACCGTACCGCCGTGCACCTGCGTGGTGGAGCCGCTGCGCTGCACCGCCATCCCGACGGTGGCCTCGCCCGCCTTGGTGATCTGCTGGGTGGAGCCGTTGTAGAGGTCCACCTCGCTCGGGTGGGGAGTGTCCGAGGTGTACTTCACCAGGCCGTAGTCGTGGCCGGGGAAGTCGGAGGCGGCGTTGGTGCCGATCTCGGAGCCGCCCTGGGAGTCCGACCAGCTGGAGATGGCCTCGGTGCAGTGGCCCGCGGTGATGAAGTACGGCTCACCGTCCTTGACCACGTTGAAGCCGAGCGAGCAACGGCCGTTCGAGCCCCAGATGGCGTCGCCGCCGGCGATCAGGGGCTTGAACTCCCCCGCGCTCTTCTTCAGTACGGCCGTGGAGCCGAGCCCCTTCACGACGGAGCTGAGCTTGCTCCACTCCGCCCCGGAGACCGTGCGGTCGGCGGTGACGACCATCTTGTTGCTCACCGGGTCCAGCGCCCACGACGTACCGCCGATGGACGCCTTGTCGGTGAGGGTCTGC
The sequence above is drawn from the Streptomyces sp. NBC_01465 genome and encodes:
- a CDS encoding S1 family peptidase encodes the protein MKHRRIPKRRAALAAAGVTALIAAGVTFQTANASESPAAPTLKTLSATAAGNLASTLQSKLGGDAAGSYYDAKSRALVVNVLDETAADGVRAAGGRARIVQNSLAELKTARQTLTDKASIGGTSWALDPVSNKMVVTADRTVSGAEWSKLSSVVKGLGSTAVLKKSAGEFKPLIAGGDAIWGSNGRCSLGFNVVKDGEPYFITAGHCTEAISSWSDSQGGSEIGTNAASDFPGHDYGLVKYTSDTPHPSEVDLYNGSTQQITKAGEATVGMAVQRSGSTTQVHGGTVTGLNATVNYGNGDIVNGLIQTDVCAEPGDSGGSLFAGDTAIGLTSGGSGDCSAGGETFFQPVPAALAAFGATIG